The following nucleotide sequence is from Archocentrus centrarchus isolate MPI-CPG fArcCen1 chromosome 6, fArcCen1, whole genome shotgun sequence.
AATAATATGTTTCAAGCTGTCCTCACAGTATAGATCGTACTGAAAGCTGCTAACCACTTTTTCAAACCCTCTTTGAAAACGTGCTTGAATGTGAAGATACAAAGAAGacaacagaataaaataatctaTTTTTACACACtagtcttaaaaaaaatctatacacataaaGTTTATAACTTCCTGGTCTAAAATGTGTCTTGTATCAGTGTACAGTTCAATAAAAGTGTTAATATAGAGGTTTTAAACAAGAAATATTTAACTATATCTAActttgtgaagttttttttaaagtcaagtATCAGAAAAAATGTCCTAGGTACCAATTCTTGTTTCTGTTACTGTCTTATTTCTGTATACAGACCGACGCTGCTGATGGAATTTCTCTTATATAGGAGATCTTACTATGTGGTGAGATTAGTTTGGGTAGCTTTAGCTTTTGACACAAATGTAATTCCATAAGGAAATCTCCCTCATCAGCCAAACAGAgctaaaataaatgtgatttttccaTCATCGAGTGAAAAACTTGCTGTCCAGGTTGACAAGTGTGAGCACATCCACTAGTGTAAATTGGCTGTTGGATGCCCCCAAGTGGTCAGTAAAtagaaacataaataaaaatctgtcacggttaacattaacatagcttttgaaatatatatattttgtatgAAAAACTATACAGTTAAATGTTTTTCAATGGCTTAAAGACGGTATTTACTTGCTTTCTTACTACTATTGCTAGCACAAATGTCACTGATGAATTAAGGTATTTATGTTGTAACCGAGCAGTTTCTGGGGTTGAACTGAAATATAAGAAATATATATAATCATATAATCAAACATGTCCCTAATTGCTTGTCATcaaaactttgttttatttttgcatgacTACAAGTGTGCACTGTAACATTACTTTATCAATAAAAGGTAAATAATATTTAGTTAAATCAGTAAACAGAATATTATTAGCAAGGTCCTTCATTTGAATCATTCAAGTTAAAGCAATCTTTCAGTTTGAGTGAGCTGAGCAATAGTTCCAATCACttagaaataaaacacaataaaaaactaaaaggCCTGTTTTCCTTTTGGTCCTCCACCTCAACAACACGATAGgctcaaaaagacaaaaatatgtgctgttaaacacaaaatgttttagtCAAATGACAGAAGCCTCATAAAGTCTTCATATATTTGTGTCCATCCACATTTGTGACCAGTTGCATCCATGTCACTTGCACATTAAGAATCTTCTATgattaaaacaagcaaaacctgTTCCACGTGGTCAAATAGCTGATTATTACTcttattcatttgttttgtgcattttgtggtTATTATCACAGCATTAAAGAGGTCATAAAAGTAGTAATTAATATATTTGAAAggcaaaaaagggagaaaaacatttgatcaaaatgttttgaagcatttttaccaatatttaaaagaaaaagggcAGATAATGGCAAAAAAATTGTCCATTTTCACTTTTTGATTCTGAATTCTTCAGTAAGAACAAAAGATTCACATACTGTTTATCACTTTGTCAGCCTATGCCTCTGTAAAAGTCTGTCTTGCATGCATTGATATGGAAAACATTGCACTATTTTCTCTATCTCAGAATTTTACATGTGCAGCATTTTCTGAAGTTAAAACTTTCTAATCTGCAGAAAATTAGATAttgcatattttcagttttgcacCAAAATCAACAGAAAACCCAGGATAGAGGGGCTCAGTGAAGGTGGTCTGGATTTGGTGGAGTAGTGTGAAACTGTCAGGCCCAGAAATGCTGTAGAAAGCCAGCTTTCCCTCTTCATAGTCAAGGTGCACACCTACTTTGTGGGAGTGAGCTGGAGGAATTTGACCTTTGTGAAGATTGTTGTGCCAGAACGTACAACCAGAAGGAAAGCAGATTAATTTCCAGGACAGAGCATTGTGGCCAAAACAGCAATCTTTCCCTGAACCCTTTCTTTCTATGCCTTTGTACGACACAGCCACCTCAACAATGCCACCAtcccactccacctcccagtagtGGTTTCCTCTGAGGCCCTCTTTGCACAGAGCCTGGTTAAAGTAGGTGAATCTGTTGGGGTGATCTGGATGAGCCTGATCCCTCTCACACCATGATATCTCTTTCTTTGTATCGGAGAGGTGAAGACATGCTGCTACGGTGTTGGGATCCACCTCCACTTTGGAGTCTGAAGATGAAACACTCACTGATTATAAAACACCCACTCAACTCTCAAACATGTCTGTAATATTTATGCAAAGTTCATTAACATGATGCTTACTCTTATATCTGTCCAGAAGTTCTGTCCTGGTATATCTCTCCTGCagccttttcctttttcccactttaaagaaaaacaaagaaaaacacttgTTTAAAGGAAACAGGCAAGACCAGAATTATTAGGTTTAAAAATGCCAACTCATTATAGTTACCGATGACTTTTTCTGAAAAATCCTTCAGAACCGTTTTTTCTTGGTCGCacatctttttcattttatctttttgttcAGTGACAAACTTTGTCAGGTTGTCAAGTcctctgtgtgagtctgtgagcACAGGGAGGTCACCCAGGGCCTGGAATCCCTGCAAaagcaaactttttttaaatatttagccTCACAAACTGGATGCAAAATGAATCATAGGAATAAAGTGTCAAACAGCAACGTCACCTGAAGAAACTGAATGGGATCATCTGTTTGTGAAAGCTGGCAGAtttcactctctctcctcctcaacTCAGACACTTCAAGCTTCAGTTGCCTGCGGTGACATTCAGTCCAGTCCACTCCAGCTTTCTCAGCCTCTCCAACCTTCTCTCTCATCTCAGAGCACTTTTTCCTCATGAAGTGGGTGTACAGAAGAATACGTTCCTCATATTCTCGCTCAAAGTCATCACACGCCTCCCAGGCAGCATCCTGTAGGAAACATGCACTATTTGCCTGCTGTGACTGCTACAGTAATAATCCAAACCAACTAAACAAGACGTTCAATcaataaagtgctgtatgaatagAAGTCGGTGCTTCTTCTATGCAAACAGCACTTTATCGATAACATCTGGAAACTCTCACACTGGTGAATGCATCCAGGGTAATTTGGGGCTCAGTATCTTGTCTGTTGAAAATGTTGGTGCAATTAACAATATATGATGTGCTCTGGCTGAGATTCATTAAAACAGGCCCAATCCATGCCACTAACACCAGCATGTTTTACAGACAGGATCATTTTCTTATGCTAGGATGCAGTGCTTTCCTTTCTCAAAACACATCTTGATTAAACTAGAAAATTCATCAATTATTCATCAGATAAACATTTTTAGAACAGGCATCTGGCTCATCTACATCTTTAGCAAAACGCAGACAGACATCactgttcttttgttttctccttgCAGCGCCGCAGCCTTCAATGAACACCTTTATTGTTCGGTGATCTCTGGATAGTGGACTCATGGAAATTAACATTACTCACATCTGTCATCCTACTGGCTGAAAACAAATTACTTTCACCTTCAGCTGCATCACTAATCCTTATGGTTTACACACTTTTTCCACTCAGAGTTATATAAAATTGAGTATTTAAAaaccaatatatatatatatatatatatatatatatcaaatgcTAAGTAAAACAAAGGGAAATTTATGTTTGTGGATAACACTCACTCTTATAGACTGTGCAGCTTCCATCAGCTTTTCCATCTTGTCCTCTGAAGTCAGCACTCTGTCTGCAATTTCCCATTTAGTCTTTTCCAGGTGTCTCTGTTAAACAAATGCAGGAGCTTTTCAGAACCTCATAAAGGACAGGTAACACATGACTACAACATGGGAATAAACTGACTTACCTGCATTTCTCGTTTTTCTTCCGTAACTGATATAGTGTTATGGCCTTTGTGCTCATCCACTGCACACAACAGGCATAAAAACTGCCGATCAGTGCGGCAGTAAATCTCCTGAAGTTTGTTATGACGGCCACAGATGCTTTCTTTGATCCTTGGAGAAGCTTTTATCAGTTTATGCTTTTGTAGCGGTGGCACCTGAAAATGAGGTTCCAGATGGGCTTCACAGTAAGAGGCCAAACATACCTGACAGAACATGTGAGCTTTACGTTTTCTCCCTGTGCAGAAGTCACACAGCACATCCCCAGGTGCAGCATAAATGTCATcatcagaagcagcagcagaaggagcAGCTCTTTGTCTGGTTGTCTTCTCATGTTTCTCTAGCAGGTTAGCCAGAATCGTGTTCCTCTTCAGCACAGGCCTTGTGTTAAAAGTCTGcctgcactgagggcagctgtaTTTTCCGCTATTGTCTTGTTTTGTATCCCAGAAAGTATTGATACATTTCATAcagtagctgtgtccacagGTTGTACTCACTGGGTCCTCCAGTAACCCTAAACATATGGAGCAGTCAAACAGATCCAGAGCGTGAGCCATTTTCTTCCTGCACAAACTGACAAGTTAGTTTCAATTTCTCTGGAGGAGGAGTGGCTTA
It contains:
- the LOC115781368 gene encoding tripartite motif-containing protein 16-like, with translation MAHALDLFDCSICLGLLEDPVSTTCGHSYCMKCINTFWDTKQDNSGKYSCPQCRQTFNTRPVLKRNTILANLLEKHEKTTRQRAAPSAAASDDDIYAAPGDVLCDFCTGRKRKAHMFCQVCLASYCEAHLEPHFQVPPLQKHKLIKASPRIKESICGRHNKLQEIYCRTDRQFLCLLCAVDEHKGHNTISVTEEKREMQRHLEKTKWEIADRVLTSEDKMEKLMEAAQSIRDAAWEACDDFEREYEERILLYTHFMRKKCSEMREKVGEAEKAGVDWTECHRRQLKLEVSELRRRESEICQLSQTDDPIQFLQGFQALGDLPVLTDSHRGLDNLTKFVTEQKDKMKKMCDQEKTVLKDFSEKVIVGKRKRLQERYTRTELLDRYKNSKVEVDPNTVAACLHLSDTKKEISWCERDQAHPDHPNRFTYFNQALCKEGLRGNHYWEVEWDGGIVEVAVSYKGIERKGSGKDCCFGHNALSWKLICFPSGCTFWHNNLHKGQIPPAHSHKVGVHLDYEEGKLAFYSISGPDSFTLLHQIQTTFTEPLYPGFSVDFGAKLKICNI